A region of Merismopedia glauca CCAP 1448/3 DNA encodes the following proteins:
- a CDS encoding ATP-dependent Clp protease proteolytic subunit gives MPIGVPSVPYRLPGSPYEQWINIDERLFRERIIFLFEEVDDGIANAIVAYMLYLDSDDPGKPIYLYINSPGGSVTAGMAIYDTMQYIKSEVITICVGLAASMGSFLLAAGSPGKRLALPHSRIMIHQPSGGTRGQATDIEIEAKEIVRVRHRLNEIYARRTNKPLEKIEKDMDRDFFMSPYEAKEYGLIDKVIEEGVL, from the coding sequence ATGCCTATCGGTGTTCCCAGCGTTCCTTATCGTCTTCCAGGTAGTCCATACGAACAATGGATTAATATTGACGAACGACTATTTAGAGAACGGATTATCTTTCTGTTTGAAGAAGTAGATGATGGAATTGCTAATGCGATCGTTGCCTATATGCTTTATCTAGACTCCGACGATCCTGGTAAACCAATCTACCTATATATCAACTCTCCTGGTGGTTCAGTCACCGCAGGCATGGCAATCTATGACACCATGCAATATATTAAATCTGAGGTAATTACCATTTGTGTAGGCTTAGCGGCTTCAATGGGTTCATTTCTATTAGCTGCTGGATCTCCTGGTAAGCGTCTAGCTTTACCCCACTCTCGGATCATGATCCACCAACCCTCTGGAGGAACTCGCGGACAAGCCACGGATATTGAGATTGAAGCGAAAGAGATTGTCCGGGTTCGCCATCGACTTAACGAAATTTACGCCCGTAGAACTAATAAGCCTTTGGAAAAAATTGAAAAGGATATGGATAGAGATTTCTTCATGTCTCCTTATGAAGCCAAAGAGTATGGCTTAATTGATAAGGTGATTGAAGAAGGTGTTTTGTAA
- a CDS encoding CapA family protein, whose protein sequence is MTSINRQPFQSTLSKTNLMNYGFKVANWGLLVIVGLTTGLAIQISASSTLPNSLALKNQTSKLAQATDSSITIKAVGDTIPGSNYPINELPSNPKTLFQRIQPDLQGADVLFGNFESTLTNYPKSSKNPNGKSVFAFRTPPEYAYLLKTVGFDVLSVANNHAFDFTQVGFEDTIQNLTKAGIKPVGKKGQIVYLNIKGTSVAFIGFSHTKGHNSVNDLAAGKALVEEANKKAKIVVISVHMGAEGSKALRVRNKSEIFYRENRGNPVLFAHTMVDNGADLILGHGPHVPRAMELYKGKLIAYSLGNFLGYKTLSTKTEKGYSLVLQTQLDAEGNFVNGKILPARLDKDGIPYPDSENRSIQLIRNLTSQDFPNTPLQISAEGELSHK, encoded by the coding sequence ATGACTTCTATAAATCGTCAACCGTTTCAATCAACTCTCTCAAAAACTAACCTGATGAATTATGGTTTCAAAGTCGCAAATTGGGGTTTACTTGTAATTGTTGGGTTAACTACTGGCTTGGCGATTCAGATATCAGCCTCTAGTACTTTGCCTAACTCTTTAGCCCTGAAAAATCAAACTTCCAAACTTGCCCAAGCTACAGATTCAAGCATCACTATCAAAGCTGTGGGAGATACAATTCCTGGGAGTAACTATCCCATTAACGAACTCCCTAGCAATCCGAAAACTTTATTTCAAAGAATTCAACCTGACTTACAAGGTGCAGATGTGTTGTTTGGGAACTTTGAAAGTACATTGACAAATTATCCCAAGAGTTCTAAAAATCCCAATGGCAAAAGTGTGTTTGCTTTCCGCACTCCTCCAGAGTATGCATATCTCTTAAAAACAGTTGGATTTGATGTTTTAAGTGTGGCTAACAATCATGCTTTTGACTTTACCCAAGTTGGCTTTGAAGATACAATTCAAAACTTAACTAAAGCTGGAATTAAACCAGTTGGCAAAAAAGGTCAAATTGTCTATCTAAATATCAAAGGTACATCAGTTGCATTTATCGGATTTAGTCACACAAAAGGACACAATTCAGTTAACGATCTAGCCGCAGGTAAAGCCCTAGTTGAAGAGGCTAATAAAAAAGCCAAGATAGTCGTTATTTCTGTGCATATGGGAGCGGAAGGTAGTAAAGCTTTAAGAGTAAGAAACAAGTCAGAAATATTTTATCGAGAAAATCGTGGAAATCCCGTTTTATTTGCCCATACGATGGTAGATAATGGTGCTGACTTAATCTTAGGACATGGACCTCATGTTCCCAGGGCGATGGAATTATATAAAGGGAAATTAATTGCCTACTCTTTAGGTAATTTTCTAGGCTACAAAACTCTATCGACGAAAACAGAGAAAGGCTACTCTCTAGTTTTACAAACTCAATTAGATGCAGAAGGAAACTTTGTCAATGGCAAGATTTTACCTGCCCGTTTAGATAAAGACGGGATACCTTATCCAGACTCTGAAAATCGGAGTATCCAACTCATTCGCAACCTAACATCTCAAGATTTCCCGAATACCCCTCTGCAAATTTCTGCTGAGGGAGAACTCAGCCATAAATAG
- a CDS encoding class I SAM-dependent methyltransferase, with amino-acid sequence MWQNSYIYDGKISDVLCERYQLDRQGEEQAISDQIEELLAGRHVLELGCGAGGLTESIAKVAASVLAIDNSPELLAVAVQKELLPDTVEFRYGDLDILSNTNRIFDAALVNFWFSHLSKNTTAQFLRKLHSHLSPGAIVFIVDHIYLPEAGDRLFNQPGKTDTFKVREFGDGIKQQIVRNYYDADKLRNIFALRTSQLKIQVGNCFWWVNYRPI; translated from the coding sequence ATGTGGCAAAATTCCTACATATATGACGGCAAAATCAGTGATGTGCTGTGCGAACGTTATCAGCTAGATCGTCAAGGAGAAGAACAAGCGATAAGCGATCAAATTGAGGAACTTCTGGCAGGTCGTCACGTCCTAGAGTTGGGATGCGGTGCTGGTGGTTTGACAGAATCTATCGCCAAAGTAGCAGCATCGGTACTCGCCATTGATAATTCTCCAGAGCTATTAGCAGTTGCTGTACAAAAGGAATTATTACCAGATACAGTTGAATTTCGCTATGGAGATTTAGATATATTATCTAATACTAATCGAATTTTTGATGCCGCGTTAGTAAATTTTTGGTTTTCTCATCTTTCTAAGAATACGACAGCCCAATTTTTGAGAAAGTTACATTCACATTTATCACCAGGAGCAATTGTATTTATTGTCGATCATATTTATCTTCCCGAAGCCGGAGATAGATTATTCAATCAACCTGGGAAAACGGATACTTTTAAAGTGCGGGAATTCGGTGATGGCATCAAGCAACAAATAGTGAGAAATTATTATGATGCTGACAAATTACGCAACATTTTTGCTCTGCGAACCAGTCAGCTAAAGATTCAAGTGGGCAACTGTTTTTGGTGGGTTAATTATCGCCCCATCTAA
- the rfbB gene encoding dTDP-glucose 4,6-dehydratase, producing the protein MSRVNHQIRSPRRLLVTGGAGFIGANFVHYWRDRYPEDRVIVLDALTYAGNRGNLAQLEGQDHFKFVEGNICDRTLIDNLLSSENIDTIAHFAAESHVDRSILKPGAFIETNIVGTFTLLEAFRHHWNQNNLGEEALFLHVSTDEVYGSLAPEDPAFTETTPYSPNSPYSASKAGSDHLARAYYHTYGVPTIITNCSNNYGSYQFPEKLIPLMCINILLGKPLPVYGDGQNIRDWLYVSDHCSALDIVIHQGTRGETYNIGGNNEVKNIELVTQLCQLMDELAPELPIHPAKELITFVQDRPGHDRRYAIDATKIKTELGWTPSVTVNQGLRLTVEWYLNHRSWWEPLLSAEYQAYYRRLYGNSVSA; encoded by the coding sequence ATGTCCAGAGTAAATCATCAAATCAGATCTCCCCGTCGTCTCCTCGTTACAGGAGGTGCTGGGTTTATTGGTGCTAATTTCGTCCATTATTGGCGCGATCGCTACCCTGAAGATCGAGTTATAGTCTTAGATGCCCTGACTTATGCCGGAAATCGTGGTAATTTAGCCCAATTAGAAGGGCAAGATCATTTTAAATTTGTTGAGGGAAATATTTGCGATCGCACCTTAATCGACAATCTCTTATCCAGCGAAAATATCGACACCATCGCTCACTTTGCGGCTGAGTCTCATGTGGATCGTTCTATTCTTAAGCCTGGGGCTTTTATTGAAACTAATATAGTTGGTACATTCACTCTTCTAGAAGCATTTCGCCACCATTGGAACCAGAATAATTTAGGCGAAGAAGCTCTATTTCTTCATGTTTCTACTGATGAAGTTTATGGCAGTTTAGCCCCTGAAGATCCAGCTTTTACAGAAACTACTCCCTACAGTCCAAATAGTCCCTATTCAGCTTCTAAAGCAGGTAGCGACCACTTAGCCCGCGCTTATTATCATACCTATGGTGTGCCCACGATTATTACTAATTGCTCGAATAATTATGGTTCTTATCAATTTCCTGAAAAGCTGATTCCCCTAATGTGTATTAATATTTTGTTGGGTAAACCTTTACCAGTTTATGGAGATGGACAAAACATTAGAGATTGGCTTTATGTTAGCGATCATTGTAGTGCATTAGACATAGTAATTCACCAAGGTACTAGAGGTGAAACTTATAATATTGGCGGCAATAACGAAGTTAAAAATATTGAATTAGTCACTCAACTTTGCCAATTAATGGATGAATTAGCCCCAGAATTACCAATCCATCCTGCCAAAGAACTAATAACTTTTGTCCAAGATCGCCCAGGACACGATCGCCGTTATGCGATCGATGCAACTAAAATTAAAACTGAGTTAGGTTGGACACCATCAGTCACAGTCAACCAAGGTTTGCGCCTGACAGTAGAATGGTATCTCAATCATCGCTCTTGGTGGGAACCCTTACTTTCGGCTGAATATCAAGCTTATTATCGTCGATTGTACGGAAATAGCGTTTCTGCGTGA
- a CDS encoding DUF2141 domain-containing protein: MRNNIAINLFCAAILANLISFPSAAAIQKGTLNITIDGLKNQKGQICMSLFASNRGFPSDSRKAVKGKCIKVNGSSIVVNFSNLNPGSYAAAVIHDANSDKNLNRNYLGIPTEGFGFSRNPQIVSGPPKFGDTSFLVVGNSTNIAIQLQYLF, from the coding sequence ATGAGAAATAATATAGCTATTAACTTATTTTGTGCTGCTATTTTAGCCAACTTAATCAGCTTTCCCAGCGCTGCTGCCATCCAAAAAGGAACATTAAATATAACTATAGATGGGTTAAAAAATCAGAAAGGTCAAATCTGTATGAGCCTATTTGCAAGCAATAGGGGGTTTCCTAGCGATAGCAGAAAAGCCGTGAAAGGTAAATGTATTAAGGTTAATGGTAGCTCGATAGTCGTAAATTTCTCTAACTTAAATCCAGGTAGTTATGCTGCGGCGGTCATCCATGATGCTAATAGCGATAAGAACCTCAATCGTAACTATTTAGGAATACCCACAGAGGGATTTGGCTTTTCTAGAAATCCCCAAATAGTGAGCGGTCCTCCGAAGTTTGGCGATACATCTTTTTTGGTGGTTGGTAATAGTACAAATATTGCAATTCAGTTGCAGTACTTGTTTTGA